One Hydrogenimonas thermophila DNA window includes the following coding sequences:
- a CDS encoding precorrin-3B C(17)-methyltransferase, translating to MAKRLYILSSGAGGVDFMTLEARKAIEECEVVVSYVKYAKELKELLIGKEIYTSGMTKEIDRCKEAIESARSGKTTAIISNGDVNVYGMATLVVELVDEMDLWDEIEVITIAGVTSFLAVASRVGAPVSQDFAIISLSDRLTDKELIKKRVRLALEGDFVIGIYNPKSKTRVEPYRDFLKELSKVDDRPVVIASNVGRAKERVTITNSQDLIDKDIEHPDITMSTLILVGNSNTKLTKNGLLLTPRGYLNKYDLSGELKKD from the coding sequence GTGGCAAAGAGGTTGTATATTTTAAGTAGTGGTGCTGGTGGAGTAGACTTTATGACTCTTGAAGCTAGAAAAGCAATTGAAGAGTGTGAAGTGGTTGTTTCATATGTTAAATATGCCAAAGAGTTAAAAGAGTTGTTAATTGGCAAAGAGATATACACATCTGGAATGACAAAAGAGATAGATAGATGCAAAGAGGCTATAGAGTCAGCAAGGAGTGGTAAAACAACTGCTATTATCTCAAATGGTGATGTAAATGTTTATGGAATGGCCACATTGGTAGTAGAGCTTGTTGATGAGATGGATCTGTGGGATGAGATAGAGGTTATTACTATTGCTGGAGTTACTTCATTTTTAGCTGTAGCTTCAAGGGTTGGAGCTCCTGTTAGCCAAGATTTTGCAATCATTTCACTATCGGACAGACTTACAGATAAAGAGTTAATCAAAAAAAGAGTTAGGTTAGCGTTAGAGGGTGATTTTGTAATTGGAATATATAATCCAAAATCAAAAACAAGAGTAGAGCCATATAGAGATTTTCTAAAAGAGTTATCAAAAGTTGACGATAGGCCGGTAGTAATTGCTTCAAATGTAGGAAGAGCCAAAGAGAGAGTTACTATCACAAATAGTCAAGATTTAATTGATAAAGATATAGAGCATCCAGATATTACAATGTCAACTTTAATACTAGTTGGCAATTCAAATACAAAGCTCACTAAAAATGGACTATTACTCACTCCTAGAGGCTATCTAAACAAGTATGATTTAAGTGGAGAGTTAAAAAAGGACTAA
- a CDS encoding cobalt-precorrin 5A hydrolase, giving the protein MKVAIVSINQPSFNASLKLSSFMSDFDVDIYAKEGFSSSEHRVINYQKLDDIMGLAWQKYDAIIAILAIGAVVRKIAPFLKDKSSDPAVLVIDLALSKIVPLLSGHLGGANELANLLASRLNASVFISTATDQTNTLAFDMVAKKRGWRIENIKCLAKISNNLLNKKAVKVATYESIFDSLPKKDNLELIDFDSVDDNSVVISPFGNFENLTLRPKIYIGIGCNQGTTKEEIEEAFAEFIENYKISKDDIALFASFEAKSSELGLLEFVKSLGKEIKFFKKEDINSLEMEFSSSASKKFFGIKGVAEPSAILASHYKELVIKKVALHKKITLAGAI; this is encoded by the coding sequence TTGAAAGTAGCAATAGTTTCAATAAATCAACCAAGCTTTAATGCTAGTTTGAAGCTTAGCTCATTTATGAGTGATTTTGATGTGGATATATATGCCAAAGAAGGGTTTAGCTCCAGTGAACATAGAGTAATAAACTATCAAAAGCTTGATGATATTATGGGCTTAGCTTGGCAAAAGTATGATGCAATCATAGCAATATTGGCTATAGGAGCAGTAGTAAGAAAGATTGCCCCTTTTTTAAAAGATAAATCCAGCGATCCAGCTGTTTTGGTAATAGACTTGGCTCTTAGCAAGATTGTACCATTGCTTAGTGGACATTTAGGTGGAGCAAATGAGTTAGCAAACTTACTTGCAAGCAGGCTTAATGCATCTGTGTTTATATCTACAGCTACAGATCAGACCAATACTTTAGCTTTTGATATGGTAGCCAAAAAAAGAGGCTGGAGGATAGAGAATATAAAATGCTTGGCAAAAATCTCAAATAATCTTCTTAATAAAAAAGCGGTAAAAGTAGCAACATATGAATCAATCTTTGACTCTCTGCCAAAAAAAGATAATTTAGAGTTAATAGACTTTGATAGTGTAGATGATAACAGTGTGGTTATATCTCCTTTTGGAAACTTTGAAAACTTGACTTTGAGACCAAAGATTTATATTGGTATAGGGTGTAATCAAGGTACTACCAAAGAGGAGATAGAAGAGGCTTTCGCAGAGTTTATTGAAAACTATAAGATTTCAAAAGATGACATTGCCCTTTTTGCATCATTTGAAGCAAAGTCCTCTGAATTGGGACTGTTGGAGTTTGTAAAGTCTCTTGGCAAAGAGATAAAATTTTTTAAAAAGGAAGATATAAACTCTCTTGAGATGGAGTTTAGCTCATCAGCATCCAAAAAATTTTTTGGTATTAAAGGGGTAGCAGAACCAAGTGCTATTTTGGCTTCACACTATAAAGAGTTAGTTATTAAAAAAGTTGCTTTACACAAAAAAATAACATTAGCAGGAGCAATATAG
- a CDS encoding cobalt-precorrin-4/precorrin-4 C(11)-methyltransferase, with product MIYFIGAGPGDPELITLKAFNILKAADVVLYTGSLVPKELLKWCKDTALIKNSHKMSYDEIFEFLKMHKDKTLVRLHTGDPTIYSTIAKQIEFLNAEGITYEVIPGVSAAFGASASLGIEYTIPGVSQTLIISRVAGRTPNPEDLENILRCKNSSLVFYLSINLIDKLVKKALSLGYSKDTPCWVVEKATWEDEAIYKGTLDSISPMVEHIKGVALILLGDFLNQKESVSSHLYSKEYKGKIC from the coding sequence ATGATATATTTTATTGGTGCGGGTCCGGGAGATCCTGAGCTTATTACTCTAAAAGCTTTTAATATATTAAAAGCAGCTGATGTAGTGTTATATACAGGTTCACTTGTTCCAAAAGAGTTACTAAAATGGTGTAAAGATACAGCTCTCATTAAAAACTCTCATAAAATGAGTTATGATGAAATTTTCGAGTTTTTGAAAATGCATAAAGATAAAACATTAGTAAGACTTCATACAGGAGATCCTACTATATACTCTACTATAGCAAAGCAGATAGAGTTTTTAAATGCTGAAGGTATTACTTATGAGGTAATTCCTGGAGTGAGTGCAGCTTTTGGGGCTAGTGCTAGTTTGGGGATTGAGTATACAATTCCTGGAGTATCTCAGACTCTAATCATATCAAGAGTAGCAGGACGAACTCCAAATCCAGAGGATTTAGAGAATATCTTAAGATGTAAAAATTCATCTTTAGTCTTCTATCTTTCTATTAATTTAATAGATAAATTGGTAAAAAAAGCTCTCTCTTTAGGATATAGCAAAGATACCCCTTGTTGGGTGGTAGAGAAAGCTACGTGGGAAGATGAAGCTATCTACAAAGGAACTCTTGATTCAATATCGCCTATGGTAGAGCATATTAAAGGTGTAGCTTTGATTTTACTTGGTGACTTTTTAAATCAAAAAGAGAGTGTTAGCTCACATCTGTATAGCAAAGAGTATAAAGGCAAAATATGTTAA
- a CDS encoding Uma2 family endonuclease, with product MCAIEYYTYDDYVHWEGKWELIDGIAYAMAPSPMITHQALAMQVAFELERSIENCDKCLVVAEEDWKISDDTVLKPDVSLICDEPNEAYITKTPEIVVEIISKSSSKRDEKYKFKIYESEKVPYYILVYPDDLKAKIYKLKDGKFDKEGDFFDQVYKFEGLSCSVDINFSKVFKKFKKK from the coding sequence ATGTGTGCGATTGAGTATTATACTTATGATGATTATGTTCATTGGGAAGGGAAATGGGAACTAATTGATGGTATAGCTTATGCAATGGCTCCAAGTCCAATGATTACTCATCAAGCATTAGCTATGCAAGTAGCTTTCGAACTTGAAAGATCAATAGAAAATTGTGATAAATGTTTGGTAGTTGCGGAAGAAGATTGGAAAATCAGTGACGATACTGTTTTAAAACCGGATGTATCTTTGATATGTGATGAACCAAATGAAGCATATATAACAAAAACTCCAGAGATTGTTGTAGAAATAATAAGTAAAAGCAGTAGCAAAAGAGATGAGAAGTATAAATTTAAAATTTATGAAAGCGAAAAGGTGCCTTACTACATTTTAGTCTATCCAGATGATTTAAAAGCAAAAATATATAAGCTTAAAGATGGTAAATTTGATAAAGAGGGAGATTTTTTTGATCAAGTTTATAAGTTTGAAGGTTTAAGTTGTAGTGTTGACATAAATTTTAGTAAAGTTTTTAAAAAGTTTAAGAAAAAGTAA
- the cbiT gene encoding precorrin-6Y C5,15-methyltransferase (decarboxylating) subunit CbiT, which yields MVTIVGNGMGDYTFDNISVKLEDFDVVVCDKNFKEEGKNILKLSYKETKEYILSNYKSQNILYVVTGSPLFFSAGTVLARLIPKKYLTIIDNTSSKSYLLSKLAISETDVSSISLHGRQNLDLRAFLKQKYTLILCDEKSLDRLKEATKYLCKDDISWIIGYKMGYSDEYIGEFDPDNHNFNLKAPFTILLKRNFDNTLKILEDSEFDTERGMITKRYKRELSLQHLDLLPNLTLWDVGAGSGSCGIEAFCRYSTKVIFFEKNPKRVDFIKTNLKRHRVCDTHLFEGDAVEHFDTIVEDPDRIFVGGGGKKLFEKLPYLYDRLNRDGVMLIVAVTLSNLTAILGILEKFHIDYEVISLSLTTYKGKLKMAEPQRELFQIRITK from the coding sequence ATGGTAACGATAGTTGGTAATGGAATGGGTGATTATACCTTTGATAATATTTCAGTAAAGCTAGAAGATTTTGATGTAGTAGTGTGCGATAAAAACTTCAAAGAAGAGGGAAAAAATATACTAAAACTCTCATATAAAGAGACAAAAGAGTATATATTATCTAACTATAAGAGCCAAAATATTTTGTATGTTGTTACAGGTTCACCTCTATTCTTTTCAGCAGGAACTGTTTTAGCTAGGTTAATACCTAAAAAATATCTAACGATTATAGATAATACTTCATCAAAATCCTATCTATTGTCAAAATTGGCTATTAGTGAAACAGATGTATCATCTATATCTCTTCACGGAAGACAAAATTTAGATTTGAGAGCCTTTTTAAAACAAAAATATACTCTAATTTTATGTGATGAGAAAAGCTTAGATAGATTAAAAGAGGCTACAAAGTATCTGTGTAAAGATGATATAAGCTGGATAATTGGCTATAAGATGGGGTATAGCGATGAGTATATAGGTGAGTTTGACCCAGACAACCACAATTTCAATCTAAAAGCTCCATTTACTATCTTGCTCAAGCGTAATTTTGACAACACTTTAAAGATATTAGAAGATAGTGAGTTTGATACAGAACGAGGGATGATCACAAAAAGGTATAAAAGGGAGTTGTCTCTTCAGCACTTAGATCTGCTTCCAAATTTGACTCTTTGGGATGTAGGAGCTGGAAGTGGAAGTTGTGGGATTGAAGCCTTTTGCAGATATAGCACAAAAGTAATATTTTTTGAGAAAAATCCAAAAAGGGTTGACTTTATCAAAACAAATCTAAAAAGGCATAGAGTATGCGATACACATCTTTTTGAAGGTGATGCTGTAGAACACTTTGACACAATTGTAGAAGATCCAGATAGAATCTTTGTAGGGGGTGGTGGCAAGAAGCTCTTTGAAAAGTTACCATATCTTTATGATAGATTAAATAGAGATGGAGTTATGTTAATAGTTGCTGTAACACTAAGTAACTTGACTGCAATACTGGGTATCTTAGAAAAGTTTCATATAGATTATGAGGTAATCTCTCTATCACTTACCACTTACAAAGGTAAATTAAAGATGGCAGAACCCCAAAGAGAGCTTTTTCAAATAAGGATAACAAAGTAG
- the cbiD gene encoding cobalt-precorrin-5B (C(1))-methyltransferase CbiD: MSELKKGYTTGVHALLAFRSALGVFLATKETAVAKNQKIDNDDLDVTKGATIVVVISNQKNELKLNPTPHKPYRYKNLQIFAGEGVGVVTKDGLKPPKGYPAINPTPLEAIFKYYEPFASSDRVYCSIGIEDGEKIAKDTANKKVGVVGGLSILGTTGWVKPVSAEAYLDSIEAELSVIKQTYKKVVFTLGNSSKREALKVYSEEEIVEIGNFIYDGIKIAINLGLDVTLYIGIAKAVKVAQGFKNTHNRFGSIDFKELQEWAREKWNVDLSGVITVKALCEMVDEVQFKKMVLSKSKKRLKEWFDKDIDIRIV; the protein is encoded by the coding sequence ATGTCTGAGTTAAAGAAGGGTTATACTACAGGGGTACACGCTCTTTTAGCTTTTAGATCAGCTTTAGGTGTCTTTTTGGCTACCAAAGAGACTGCAGTAGCCAAAAATCAAAAGATAGATAATGATGATTTGGATGTAACCAAAGGGGCTACTATTGTAGTTGTCATCTCAAATCAAAAAAATGAGCTAAAACTCAATCCGACTCCTCATAAGCCATATAGATATAAAAATCTCCAAATCTTTGCAGGAGAGGGAGTAGGGGTAGTTACTAAAGATGGACTAAAACCTCCAAAAGGGTATCCAGCCATCAATCCTACTCCTTTGGAGGCTATATTTAAATATTATGAACCTTTTGCGTCATCTGATAGAGTTTATTGCAGTATAGGTATTGAAGATGGTGAAAAGATAGCTAAAGATACAGCTAACAAAAAGGTTGGAGTGGTTGGAGGCTTGTCTATACTTGGCACTACCGGATGGGTTAAGCCAGTTTCAGCTGAAGCCTATCTTGATAGTATAGAAGCAGAGTTAAGTGTAATCAAACAAACCTATAAAAAAGTAGTCTTTACTCTTGGCAACAGCTCTAAAAGAGAAGCTTTGAAAGTTTACTCAGAAGAGGAGATAGTAGAGATTGGCAACTTTATCTATGATGGGATAAAGATCGCAATCAACTTAGGGTTAGATGTCACTCTTTATATAGGTATAGCAAAAGCAGTAAAAGTTGCTCAAGGGTTTAAAAATACCCATAATCGCTTTGGAAGTATAGATTTTAAAGAGCTTCAAGAGTGGGCAAGAGAAAAGTGGAATGTTGATTTAAGTGGAGTTATTACAGTAAAAGCTCTTTGTGAGATGGTAGATGAGGTTCAGTTTAAAAAAATGGTGCTTTCAAAGAGCAAAAAGAGGCTCAAAGAGTGGTTTGATAAAGATATAGATATTAGGATTGTCTAA
- a CDS encoding (2Fe-2S) ferredoxin domain-containing protein, with translation MANKINLMGSEVEEGFKCKPKKLDPNKPIMHFKSHIFVCDDARCKKAHKDQDVANMLRDILKEIDLHKGKNRIKISRSGCFGACRFRGVANIYENTKNGGCLQNNNIWLKHTHLYSKEDWIELFEALRDNRELDSTKFEQIEMAYY, from the coding sequence ATGGCAAATAAAATCAATTTAATGGGTTCAGAAGTAGAAGAGGGTTTTAAGTGTAAGCCTAAAAAACTAGATCCAAATAAGCCAATAATGCACTTTAAAAGCCATATTTTTGTATGTGATGATGCTAGATGCAAAAAAGCTCATAAAGATCAGGATGTCGCTAATATGTTGAGAGATATCCTAAAAGAGATAGATTTGCATAAAGGCAAAAATAGAATTAAAATCTCAAGAAGTGGCTGTTTTGGTGCTTGTAGATTTAGAGGAGTAGCAAATATCTATGAGAATACAAAAAATGGTGGTTGCTTGCAAAACAATAATATCTGGCTAAAGCATACTCATCTATATTCCAAAGAGGATTGGATAGAGCTTTTCGAAGCTTTAAGAGACAATAGAGAGTTAGATAGTACAAAATTTGAGCAAATCGAGATGGCATATTATTAA
- a CDS encoding precorrin-8X methylmutase — protein sequence MKFVKEEPPVAIGANISVKSFEIIEQELKAYPKAKEFDSNEIEVISRLIHTSTCFEQVLENIYFTPNAIDGIQKLLLDEAKIVVDVNMIKVGLSEFYLKKYNNEVICYINEPFTFESAKKNGTTRSYMAVVEAVKRHKDSPLVFVCGNAPTFIYGAINTLLDEGVDLSKVGFILFPVGFVNVVESKDYGKRFCEHFNVPAILMQGRFGSSTMGVATLHAIYKLIKDYDGKERYNGK from the coding sequence GTGAAGTTTGTCAAAGAAGAACCACCAGTTGCTATTGGAGCAAACATATCTGTAAAGTCGTTTGAAATTATAGAGCAGGAGTTAAAGGCTTATCCAAAAGCAAAAGAGTTTGACAGTAACGAGATAGAGGTTATTAGTAGATTGATCCATACATCTACCTGTTTTGAGCAGGTTTTGGAGAATATCTACTTTACTCCAAATGCGATAGATGGAATTCAAAAGCTCCTTTTAGATGAGGCAAAAATTGTTGTAGATGTCAATATGATAAAAGTAGGGCTTAGTGAGTTTTATCTAAAAAAGTATAACAATGAGGTGATTTGCTACATTAATGAGCCTTTTACCTTTGAATCAGCCAAAAAAAATGGTACTACAAGAAGCTATATGGCTGTAGTAGAAGCTGTAAAGAGGCATAAAGATTCACCTTTGGTTTTTGTATGCGGAAATGCTCCAACTTTCATATATGGAGCTATAAATACTCTGCTAGATGAAGGTGTAGATTTATCAAAGGTTGGCTTTATTCTATTTCCTGTTGGTTTTGTAAATGTAGTTGAGTCTAAAGATTATGGCAAAAGATTTTGTGAACATTTCAATGTGCCTGCTATCTTAATGCAGGGTAGATTTGGCAGCTCCACTATGGGAGTAGCTACGCTTCACGCTATCTATAAATTGATAAAAGATTATGACGGCAAAGAGAGATACAATGGCAAATAA
- a CDS encoding precorrin-2 C(20)-methyltransferase: MDKKLFMVSLGPGDIDLVTIKALKALKSCDAICVPTKSEDRSFKKSLTHKIVSALMNEHNFNKPLIPIYTPMQYNKEDWQYQVDCIYDGFKTYDTLSFVTLGDSAIYSTIYYLLDIIKVQNPSLYAVTEVIAGVTSFSQASAKVKKPLCVGESALEIIPLPKRDLPKTKVYMRPKIGMDTESIKEEGEMYTFENLNFKDESIVPQKKEVVSKYMTLFIDFFK, from the coding sequence TTGGATAAGAAACTGTTTATGGTCTCATTGGGACCTGGTGATATAGATTTAGTGACTATTAAAGCATTAAAAGCTTTAAAAAGTTGTGATGCTATTTGTGTGCCTACAAAGAGTGAAGATAGAAGTTTTAAAAAATCTTTGACACATAAAATAGTATCTGCTTTGATGAATGAGCATAACTTCAATAAGCCTCTAATCCCAATCTATACACCAATGCAATATAACAAGGAAGATTGGCAGTATCAAGTAGATTGTATCTATGATGGATTTAAAACATATGATACTTTAAGTTTTGTAACTTTAGGAGATAGTGCTATATATAGTACTATTTACTATCTTCTAGATATTATTAAAGTGCAAAATCCATCTTTGTACGCAGTTACAGAGGTGATTGCCGGAGTTACATCATTCTCGCAAGCATCAGCCAAAGTCAAAAAGCCTCTATGTGTTGGGGAGAGTGCATTAGAGATTATTCCTCTTCCAAAGAGAGATTTGCCAAAGACAAAAGTATATATGAGACCAAAGATTGGAATGGATACTGAAAGTATCAAAGAGGAGGGGGAGATGTATACATTTGAAAATCTAAACTTTAAAGATGAATCTATAGTCCCGCAAAAAAAAGAGGTCGTATCAAAGTATATGACTCTATTTATAGACTTTTTCAAATAG
- a CDS encoding sirohydrochlorin cobaltochelatase: MKRYRHYKRDKAIILSCFGSVIEQQLYLDLKEQISKEFEGVDVYLSFSSRMVLKDLHKRGMEYKNLPQVLADVDWLGYKNIIVASINLFPTDEHELLIRTVKGFNNFSMANIRYTKAIINKTKETSLFLKELNSRISRDGIANLYIIHGVPLLDLAGLSSVEYSENFLKLLSDSNYTCSLEGAFPWYATKESLIEKMQRDGVKSVQVVPMLLVSGNHYIKDMVEIKDELSQYFDASLVPSITESDRFNLLEIEAVRKIIIQNIKEEIIKLG, translated from the coding sequence GTGAAGAGATATAGGCACTATAAAAGAGACAAAGCTATAATTCTATCTTGCTTTGGCTCTGTCATTGAACAGCAGTTGTATTTAGACTTAAAAGAGCAAATCTCAAAAGAGTTTGAAGGGGTAGATGTATATTTATCATTTAGCTCTAGAATGGTGCTAAAGGATTTGCACAAAAGAGGCATGGAATATAAAAATCTACCTCAAGTATTGGCAGATGTAGATTGGCTGGGTTATAAAAATATTATAGTAGCATCTATAAATCTTTTCCCAACAGATGAACACGAATTGCTAATTCGTACAGTCAAGGGGTTTAACAACTTCTCTATGGCAAATATTCGCTACACAAAAGCGATAATTAACAAAACTAAAGAGACATCACTCTTTTTAAAAGAGTTAAATAGCCGTATATCAAGAGATGGAATAGCAAACTTGTACATTATTCACGGTGTACCTCTTCTTGATTTGGCTGGATTGTCATCAGTAGAGTATAGTGAAAACTTTTTAAAGTTACTTAGTGACAGTAACTATACTTGCTCACTAGAGGGAGCTTTCCCTTGGTATGCGACAAAAGAGAGTTTGATTGAGAAGATGCAAAGAGATGGTGTAAAAAGCGTTCAAGTAGTACCTATGCTGCTTGTTAGCGGTAATCACTATATTAAAGATATGGTAGAGATAAAAGATGAACTAAGTCAATATTTTGACGCTTCTTTAGTACCATCAATTACAGAGTCAGATAGATTTAATCTGCTTGAGATAGAGGCTGTTAGAAAAATTATTATCCAAAATATCAAAGAAGAGATAATCAAACTTGGATAA
- a CDS encoding energy-coupling factor ABC transporter permease: MHIEPGVVNGAKMALGYATAGVTLSFGAKVVWEHIKESGIASFIVKSILATIVIFSCFEILPHYPVGVSEVHLILGTTIFLIFGIAPAMVGLALGLLIQGIFFAPFDLPQYGINVTTLLASMMLLHFASKKIIPAKLAYKDISYTQLLKMSIIWEGSIVSWVAFWAFYGQGFGAENINNVLAFGSSYMLVVMIEPLIDLALLSLVKAFYKDLDCNILFDKRLNNCRV; the protein is encoded by the coding sequence ATGCATATAGAACCGGGCGTTGTAAATGGTGCAAAGATGGCACTTGGCTATGCTACTGCCGGAGTTACACTTAGTTTTGGTGCTAAAGTTGTTTGGGAACATATTAAAGAGAGTGGTATAGCCTCTTTTATAGTTAAAAGTATATTGGCAACTATAGTAATATTTAGCTGTTTTGAGATTCTTCCACACTATCCGGTAGGTGTAAGTGAAGTGCATTTGATTTTAGGCACTACTATATTTTTAATTTTTGGTATAGCTCCAGCTATGGTTGGCTTAGCTCTAGGGTTACTTATTCAAGGGATCTTTTTTGCTCCATTTGATCTGCCACAGTATGGCATAAATGTAACTACACTTTTAGCCAGTATGATGTTACTTCATTTTGCTAGTAAAAAAATTATTCCTGCTAAATTAGCTTATAAAGATATCAGTTATACTCAGCTTCTTAAAATGTCAATAATCTGGGAAGGTTCAATTGTATCTTGGGTTGCTTTTTGGGCATTTTACGGTCAAGGATTTGGAGCAGAAAATATAAATAATGTCTTAGCTTTTGGTAGCTCATATATGCTTGTAGTGATGATAGAGCCTTTAATTGATTTGGCACTTTTATCTTTGGTAAAAGCCTTTTATAAAGACCTAGATTGCAATATTCTCTTTGATAAGAGATTAAATAACTGCAGAGTTTAA